CGACGCACTCCTGGATAGAAATGTCGATCCACTGTCCAGTGCCCGTCATAGCCCGATGGTACATTCCAATCAGGGCCGCAGACGCAGCATCGGTGCCCGCCTTGAACTGGGCCTGGTTGAAGCCGTGCTTAAGCGGTTCCCGGTCGTTGTCGCCGAATATGTACTGGATACCGCTGAGGGCGTACTCTACGATGTCGGTCGCTTCGTAGTCCCTGTATGGCCCAGTCTGTCCGAAGTTCGAAATAGAGACCATTACCAGTGACGGGTTTGTCTCTCGAAGTGTCTCATAGGTGATTCCGAGGGCGGGCAGGGTCTTCGGACGGAAATTCTCCACAATCAAGTCCGACTCGTCAGCTAGTCGCCGAAGTAGCCGCCGTCCGGTTACGGATTTGAGATCGAGCGTAATTGAACGCTTGTTGGTGTTCAGGTAGAGGAACGTGAGGCTCTTGTCAGGGCGAGGATCATCACCAGCAAACGGCGGCATAGCCCGGGCTGGGTCGCCAGAGCCTGGGCGTTCAATCTTCGTGACACTCGCGCCGAAATCTGCAAGCAGCTTCGTGCAGTATGGACCTGCGATGTGATGGGTCAGGTCCAGGACCTTGATTCCCTCGAGGGCTCTAGCCAATGGCTGCTCCGACTCAATGTGATTTGGATTCCGCAGTTTCGAATTATACAGCGTCATTCTCTGGCAACAAGGTTCCCCCGCCTAGGTGCAAGTACGTTTGCCGATAAAAAATGGCACACGTATAATCGGGCTGCTTCAGCAAGCAACAGTCCCACATTGCAAAAGGAGAAGATATGGGAGCACAGGTAATCGTTTATGGACCGAGCGACGCTCTGGTGGCCGACTTCCAGAGAGTCGCCCCAGAAGGCGTCGAAGTAGGATGGGTTGATTCCAATCTTTCGCTCGACGAGCAGGCTGAACTGCTTCAAGATGCCCAGGTGGCAATCGTTGGGGGAGCTCCGGTGACGGTTGAAGTCGCCAGCCGAGCGCCGAACCTCAAGCTTGTCCAGACAGTCAGTGCCGGGACTGACACCCTGGACAAGACTGCTCTGGGTGAGATGGGCATCCGTGTCTCCAACAACGGTGGTGGAAACGCGGTCGCGGTCGCCGAGCACACAATCGCGCTGCTCGTCAACACGATTCGGAAGATGCAGCTTCAGTTCAACGCAGTAAAGGCAGGGGAGTGGGCTGGCGACATCCGGCAGGCCTGGTTTTCCCAGGCCAATGAAATCGAGGGAAAGACCGTAGGAATCGTAGGGCTGGGCAGAATCGGTTCACGCGTGGCGCGCAGACTGCAGGGATGGGACTGCGACATCATCTACTCTGATGTCGTGGATCCAGAGCCGGGCATCGAGGAAGAACTCAACCTGAGGCGGGTGTCGCTGGACGAATTGCTTCAGGAGTCGGACATCATCACGTTGCATGTGCCGCTGGGCCGTCCGACGTTCCACATGATCAGCGATCGGGAATTCGACCTCATGAAGCCAACTGTTGTATTCATAAACGCCTGTCGCGGTCCGGTCGTTGACGAGGCAGCCCTGATTCGCGCGCTTGAATCCGGAAAGATCGCACAAGCCGGTCTGGACGTGCTGGAAGAGGAGCCGACACCCGTCGACAACCCTCTGCTCAAGATGGACAACGTTCTGGTTACGCCCCACCTTGCGTCATTTACGCAGGAGTCAGGCGAAAAGAGCCGGACGTTTGCCGTGTATAACGCGGCTAGAATCCTGCGAGGAGAAGATCCTGAGTCAGTGGTTCTGCCCGACTAGCAGTCTCTTTGAGCTAACAGAGTGGGTGGGCAGCTTCCCATTGCCCACTCCGGACCCTAGCTTCTAGGAGCTGGGACTCTCTCCCTGCTCACGCCGACTCTCTCGAGAACATCCAGAGGCGCTGAGTCAAGCAAAGCCACAGCATCTTCCAGATCAAGCCCTGAACCTCGCGCAACTTTCATGGCGAAGTCGCGGCTCAGGAGATCTTCCGGCGCGTGAGCGTCGGAGTCCAGCACCAGCCTGGCACCGGCGGCACGGGCAGTCTTAACGACGTGACCGTTCGCCATACCGTGACCTTTTCGGCCGGATACCTCCAGGAATACGCCATTTGCCGCTGCTATCCGGGCCTCTTCAAGCGTAATCAGGCCTGGGTGTGCGAGGATATCAACCTCGCCACTTGAGACGGAGGCAAGGTTGGTGCCTTCGACGACGGGTTCTGTGATTGTCTCACCGTGGACGTTAATCATCACCGCGCCTAGACGTCTGCACTCGCGAGCAAGCCTGTCAATGTCTTCGCTTGGGGTGTGGGTTATCTCAACCCCGGGCATAGCTAGAATGTCCCAGCGGGAGTTGGCCATTTCACAGTCGGCGATCAGTGTCTTGAGGATGAACTCCATGTTCCCCGGACCAACGTGGTCCGTGATTGCCATCGCCCGATAGCCGGCATGAATCGCGCGCCTTATCAACTCAACAGGGGAAAGCACGCCATCGCTTAGGAAAGTGTGAGTGTGGAAGTCGAACATAGTCTGGTGGGTTCTCGTTTTTAGTCTTGCTGAAGCGTCCCGGCGAGTTCGCGCATCTTCGGTCCGGTCTTGCCCATGTAGAACGGGGGCGGAATCGGAGGATGGGTAACTTTCAGGCAGACGAAGATGGGACCCTTTTGCTCGAGAATCAGGGGCAGTTCGCTGGCAAGGTCTTCCAGGTCGCTGAACTCATACGTGCGTTCGAAACCAGCATCTCGGGCCATGGCGGCAAAGTCTAACTTTCCGGAGCCCGGAATCGGCTGACCGCCGGTGGTGAAGTACATCCCGTCCTCAAAGACGAAGTGAACCAGGTTGTCTGGAGCAGTTTCGGCGATCGTGACCAGGGCGCCAAGATTCATCAGAAGCCCACCATCACCATCGAGGCAGAGCACCTTCTTGTCTGGCTGCGCTAGTGCTATCCCGAGCGCGACTGATGAAGCCTTTCCCATGGCGCCAAAGATTGGGAGATCAAGGTCAGGCTTCTCGGTGACCGCCTCCCAGTACCGGTTGGGAGTCATGGTTCCAACGACAACAGCGTCGCCCCTCACATCGTTTATTGCCTTCGCCGCGTCATTGGAGGAGATCATATTAACGTTGCTCCTTGGATTTCGACTCTGGTTGGCAATTTTAGCCAGCGGGCCCGACCGAAACAACTGCCAACCTCAGTTAACCTCCCCCCGATACTGGAACTCTTCCGGCAGCTGGGCAGTAATCTTCAGTGCCAGAAGGGTTCGCTGAGCGGCGAATCTTGCCAAGTCTTCTACGGTCTGGTGCCGAAAGTAGAATGCCGGCTCAGGAGGGATAATCGCGGCTCCAAGTGAAGCCAGTTTTGTCAGGTTTTCGAGGTGGATCACGCTGAGCGGTGACTCTCTTGGAACGACGACAAGTGGTCTGCGCTCCTTGATGGTCACATCTGCTGCTCGCCGAATGAGATTGTCTGAAGACCCATAGGCGACTGCTGAAACAGTTGCCATGCTGCACGGCACGATCGTCATCCCTTGGACGGGAAATGTGCCACTTGCGATTGGAGCAGCCATCTCCTGGGGACCGTAGTAGTCGAACGACCCGGAGTCTGACCATCGCTCAAGAGCCGCACCGAACGACTCGTCCATCTCCTGTTTCCACACCATCCTTGCCGTACCTGTGGCAGACGCGATCACAGGTACACCTTCCGACAAGAGGGCATCGATAGTGTGCAGAGCCAGGATTGCACCGCTGGCGCCGGTCATCCCTACCACTACCGGCGGAGGACGGACATCCTGGGGGATACGGTGACCAGAATTCATCCTATGTACACAGCCCACACAGTGCCGACAAGCATCGTCGTCGAGACATATGCATTGATCCGCCCGAAGGCAACGCCGAGTCGGGACAGGTTGGACGGCGATACGAGGATGTACTTGTAAACAAGAAAGCCAGACGCGGCCACGCACGACAGGAAGTACGGCCACGAGAGCCCCATCCAGATTCCCAGTCCAACCAGACACAGGACGGCACAGACATCGAGCGTGCGCGCAATGAGGAACGCCCTGGGTACACCGAAGCGGGATGCAATTGAGTGAAGCCCATTCTGTCGATGGAATTCGACATCCTGAGTGTGGTAGATGATGTCAAAACTCCCGGCCCATAGTGCGACTGAAAGTGATATCAGCACAGGTTCCCAGGTCAGGCTGCCGGTCACTCCAATCCAGGCCGCGGACGGCGAGATCGCAAGTGCCCAACCTAGCAGTAGATTGGCCGCCCATGTAAAGCGTTTGGTGTAAGGGTACAGGATGAGATATGCGGCAGCCACAGGCGTCAACATCAGGGCCAGCGTGTTCAGCTGCGAGGCTGCAAATAGAACTACGAAAAGCGAGACCACTGCGAGCGCGGTCATCTCTTTTGCCTTCAGCTGCCCTTGTGGGATGTGACGCATGGACGCCCTCGGATTCAAGGCGTCTATGTGCCTGTCAATAACTCGATTCGCCGACATTCCGACGGTACGGGCGCTGACCATCGCAAGGGTTATCCAGCCGAAGGTTGCCCATCCCGGAAAACCGTCGGCAGCCAGCGTCATGCCGATATAAGCGAATGGCAGGGCGAAGATGCTCTCATGGAACTTGATCGCGTCCAGGTACATTGGCGCCCTGCGCCAGAGGGACGCAGTGGATGCTGCCGTGCTCAGAACCCATACTCCTGCCATCGACTGTCAACCAGACGCTTGATGTCGTCGCTCATTACGATGTCGGGAGGCCAGTCACGGCTCCTTCCCTCACCCGGAAACTTTGCAGTCGCGTCCACTCCGATCTTGCTGCCGAACTTCGGCGTAGGCGTTGCATGGTCCAGATCGTCGAGGGGTCCGTCCGCAAGTACAATGTCGGTTGCCGGATCTATGTTATTGGTGACTCTCCAGGCAACTTCGGACAAGTCCTGCACGTCGACGAAGTGGTCAACTACAACAATAGTCTTCACCAGCATCATCAAGCCAAGTCCCCACAGGGCGTGCATGACTTTGCGGGCGTGACCGGGGTACTCCTTACGAATCGACACGATGACCAGATTGTGGAATATGCCTTCTGCCGGCATGTTGACGTCGGCTATCTCTGGGAGCGCCATCTGCATGGCAGGCAGCATTGTGCGCTCGGCGGCCTTGCCCATGAAAAAGTCTTCAGTTGGGGGCCGACCGACCATAGTCGTGGGGTAGATTGGATCTCGGCGATGCGTCATCGCGGTGACGTGGAATACCGGGTATGGCTCAGGCGGGGAGTAGTATCCCGTGTGGTCCCCGAATGGGCCCTCGTCCCGCGTCTCCCCGGGCACAACGTAGCCCTCCAGGACATATTCGGCGTGCGCCGGCACCTCAAGATCCACTGTTTTGCACTTGACCAATTCAACCGGCTCGCCGCGAATGGCGCCGGAGGCCGCCAGTTCATCCATGTCGGGGGGCAGGGGCATAGAGCCCGTCCACATAGTAGTGGGGTCGGCGCCTAGCGCAACGGCTACTTCCAGTCGTTCTATGCCCTGTTCCTGCGCGCGCCTTTCGTGTCTCGTACCAACCTTGTGTGTCTGCCAGTGCATACCCGTGGTCTTCTTGTCGAACACCTGCATTCGATACGTGCCGACGTTTCTTCGACCTGACTCTGGGTCACGCGTGATCACAAGAGGCAGTGTGATATAAGGTCCTGCGTCGCCGGGCCAGCATGTGATGATCGGCATTTTGTATAGATCGACGTCGTCGCCTGTCAAAACCACTTCCTGGCAGGGAGCACGCCTGACAGTCCGGGGCTGAGTTTTCGCGAGTCCTACGATGTCTCCAAGTGCTCGCAGCCTACCTCCGATACCTGTAGGGGGGGCCTGCGCCATGCTGAGCAAGCTCCTGACGCGGTCCACCAGTTCATCGATGTGGTCCACGCCTAGAGCTAGCGCAACGCGCCTGTGGGTGCCAAAGACATTAATCAGAAGGGGAGTGCTGTGGCCTCGAACGTTAGTAAACAGCAGCGCAGGGCCACCACTCTTTACCATACGGTCGGTAATCTCGGTGACTTCCAACTCGGGATCGACTGCGGCGTCGATTCGCTTCAGCTCACCAGACTGTTCGAGGAGCTCAATGAATCCTCTAAGGTCTTTAAATGCCATTATGAATCGGACCGCTGGTCGGCCATTCTGATCTCGGTCGAAGAGATGTCCTCTCTAAACACCGACTCAGGAATCTCAGTGAACATGTCCGAAAGGTCTGCAGGGACATCGATGTCCCTAAGAGTTCCGAAGCCGTCATCCTTAATCCGACCAGCGACCAGGAACGAGCAACCTATAGATTTCATCTCCATGAAGGCGGATATCATGTTCGACCGGCTACCGTCGTAATACTTAGGGTCGACGAGGCGTACTAGCGTATCATAGCCGATGACGAATACACACCCGGGCAGTAAACGTGCCTTCTCGTAGAATGCCGGCGCTCGGGTAGCGATCACGCTGGCACGACATCTGAACTGATCTATCCGGCTCCTGACTTCAGATGGAGCAAGTTCAGGCTTGTCGACGTTGGTGACTGAGAGTTCGAAGACCACGGGCAGTCCCAACTGGTCAGCGGCCGCTGCAGCCAGCTGATCATGACCACCATGGCGGGGATTGAAAGAGCCAGAGATGATTCCACCCCTGAATGGAACGTCAGCTTTCTGTACGCCTTCAAGGTCGACCAGTACATGCCCAACGTGGCCCCTGGTCAAAGCTTCCAGCGGATCACTGAAATCAGTGCCCTCCGGAACAACGATTTCATCCTGAGTCAAACCCATATCGAGCTGATCGTTGAGACCCAGTGATGACGCTAGTGAGTTAAGAATCAGCCTGCTTACGACCCGGTCCTCCTGCTCTCTCGACCGCAGTCCTTTTACAAACGTTATGGACACGGTCTCCCAGCCAGTTGGTCCATATACGCAGACGTGACATCTGTGGTCGCCACGCTTAGGGCGATTTGTGGCGATAGTGGCGGTGCTGGCAACGCCAAGGACAGGAACATCAGTCTCACGCAGGGCCACGGCTCTTTGGTAAGCCGCTCTTGCGAGCGAAAGCGCCGCTCCGGAAGACACGTACTGGCTTGGCTCCTCACCGAGATAGTCAACAACGGCTGACGAAGCGTATGGGACCTGGATGTCCAGTATCGTGCCTGAGGCGCCTGCCACACTGAGTATGTCGTTAATGGCCTGCGACCCGGCTCCAGCTATCACCAGAGATGCCATGCCCTCAGCGCCATGGATAGACTCAATTAGCTTCTGTGAATCTGGCTCCATAAGTCTCCCTAGTCTGAGATTACTATAAGCCGAGTCGGTAGCAGACGCAATTGACTTTGCCCTGGGCACTTTTGCGTCGGCAGAACAGTCCAGCTTGTCCGGCACTGACGCCCTGCGCTAGTATTCGGGCGGCTTGCCCACGTACTTCTCAGCATGATGAATCCTTGAATCGAACCAAGCGCTTGTATGACGTTCTGATAATCGGTGCCGGACCGGCCGGAAACGTGGCGGCTCTCGAACTCGCCGAGGGCGGCGCACGCACAGCTGTGATCGACTACAGAGAGAGGATAGGGGACAAACTTTGTACGGGGGTGATTGGTCTCGAGTGTGCAAGGAAGTTCCCCGTGTCGAAGGGCCACATTCGACGTCAGGTCGATTCTGCGCTGGTTCACTCCCCGGCAGGTAGATGTTACAGGGTCAAGAAAAATGGGCCGCAGGCACTCATCGTTGACCGAGTTGCGTATGTCAGTGAAGTCGCCTCGAGAGCGACAGCCCAGGGTGTCGAATACTTCATCGGGTGCAGAGCAACTGCGATCGACAGGACCCGAAATGCAGTGCGAGTCTGGACGAGGCGCGGACCAATGGTCGAGTGCTTTGAGAGTCGACTACTGCTGATCGCCACAGGGTTTCGTTCACCCATTACCCGAATGGCCGGGCTATGTGACCTAAACGACCAGGACTTCATCTTCGGTCAGCAGGTTGAGGTTGCAACTAACGGTCAGAAAGACGTGGAAGTTTTCGTTGGCGGGGAAGGGGCTCCGGAATCAATAGGGTGGCTCGTGCCTACAACAAACTCACACGGGCTGATTGGCACTATTTCCCGCCAGAAGCAGGCAGTGTGCCTGGATGCCCTGGTCGCGAAGTTGAGGAACGAGGGAAGGATCGCAGCCAACGTTAACGGGGTCAGTCGTTGGGGTATCCCGGTCAGACCTCTAACCAGGACATACGGACCTCGCACAATGGTGTTGGGGGATGCTGCGGGATTCACGAAACCGACCACAGGCGGCGGGATCTACTACGGTATGATGTCCGGTCGAATAGCGGCTGAGACTGCGTTGGAAGTGCTGGACTTAGGTGGAGACCTCTCGGCCCAATCACTCAAGCAGTACGAGCGCCGATGGAAGCGCGAGTTCGGTCGTGAGATGGATGTCGGTTACTATGCCCGCAGACTGTTCGAGGCGATGAGCAACGAGCAGAAAGAAGAGATCATGAGTGTGTTCCTGTCAGAGGAAGTGCAAGCGGAGGTGATTGCCGCCGATGACTTCTCGTTCGACTGGCACAGTCGAGCGATCCTGGGCACTGTCAGTAATCGCAACATCGCAGGAATGATCGTCGGGCTTGGGCCAACGATAGCGCCACTCCTCACCCGGCTGATAAAGACCGCCACGAGCGGATGACCCTCAGCTATTCTTCGCGGAACAGCTCCGCAAGGATGCCCATTCGAACGTAGAGAGCGTTTTCGGCCTGTCTGTAGAAGGCCAGCCGCGGATCGCTGACGTTGATAACGAAGTCGCCGCTGCGCTGCATGGGATCCATGACCACCGTGTGCGGCTGTAGAGAGTCCATAAAGGCCTGGTCCACAACCAGCCTCCCGCGTCCTCTCGTCCTTAGCAACTCCATGTGAGCCGCCGTTCTCGGGCCATTGAGGTATATCGCGTCAACCTCCGCGAGCGACTCGAGACTGTCACTGCTATGGAACCTGACTCCTCGTTCTGAGCAGTAGGCAACAACGTCCGAGGGAACCTGACCGCTGAACGGCACCGAGACAACCTCTACTCCATCAAAAAGGGCCAGACCCTTCAACAGGGCAGCAACGTTCCGGTTTTCGAGACGCCCTACTATGGCAATTTTGCGACCATCGATCTCGCCAAGCTCTCGGTGGATGGTGTAGAGGTCTGCGAGGGCCTGAGTTGGATGATCATCGGCGCTGCCACCGTTTACCACGTGCATGGCATCCACGGATGCGGCTCGCTCGGTGACATTCGGGTCCCCACTTCGGACCACAACTACGTCCATCTTCAGGCTGGCAAGTATGCTGGTTATGTCATCGACGAACCTGGAGCTGTGGACGGGAAAGAACTGGGATGCATCTTCAGTATGGTATGCCTGACCTCCGAGTAACCCAACGGCCCTCTCGAACGAAGTTCGGGTAAGGAAACTGGGCTCGTAGAACAGGCAGTAGAGGGCCTTGCCCCTCATGGAGTCAGGAACGGAGTCAGGTTCCCTGAGTCGATCGCACAGTGGGAATAGGGTCTCTTCGACCCATTCCCTGGTGAGGTGAGTAGTCTTTGTGAGGTGTCTCAGCTGCGGCATCCTGTCTTATCGGACCTTCGCTTGAGCGTTCGAATTCAAGCTGAGATTGTACATGAGCGACCATAACAGAGGCCATTCGTGGTTTGACACTCGCAGCCCCCAATGCTAGATTTATCGAGGTGATTAGCAGTCCCAAAACAGGACTGCTAAGTATTCATAAAGACGGGAGGCGGGAACTTGCCCAGGTACGACTATCGTTGCACGGCCTGCGGCCACCAGTTCGAGTTAAGGCAGAGCTTTGACTCAGACCCAGTGGCAGACTGTCTCGAGTGCGGGTCGCCATCAAATCGCAAAATCCACGCACCTCCGGTCATCTTCAAGGGCAGCGGTTGGTACGTAACGGACTACGGCAAGGGTCGCGGCAACAACGGGATCAACTCGGAGCGATCGGAGGCGAAGTCGTCTGAAGGCGAGTCATCCGAGAGTGGCAAGTCTGAGAACTCGTCCAAGTCGAATGAGTCCAAGTCCGAAGCTAAGAGTGCATCAACAGCCAGCAACGAATAGCTTATGCGCGCGCTGATTCAGCGTGTTTCGCAGGCATCCGTCACAGTGGACGGGGAGGTCCTGGGTCAGATAGGCCCGGGACTCGTTGTTTTTGTGGGGATCTCTGAAACGGACGGTCAGAGCGAGATTGAGTTTATCGTTTCCAAGACCGTCAACCTTCGAATCTTTGCTGACGATCAGGGACGCTTCAATCACTCTGCCCTGGACGTGGATGCCCAACTACTCGTCGTAAGCCAGTTTACGCTTTACGGCGATACACGCAGGGGGAGAAGGCCAAGCTTCAGCCGCGCCGCTGCTCCAGAGGAGGCCGCTGGTCTCTTCGAGGACTCACTTCTCGCGTTTGGGGAGACCGGCCTGAAAGTGGAGACTGGACGATTTCAGGCGTACATGAACGTGATCATACACAACGATGGCCCAGTCACGATCATGATTGACTCTGACGACCTGAATCGCCCGCGTAGAGCGTAGGGCCAGAGCGGTACTAACACCCGCATTCCGCGAGGCCCATCGCCCTCGCCTTCTCGATAAGAGCCTGCGCTCTCTTCACAACCGGGACGTCGATGACCTTGCCATCCAATGAGGTTGAGCCGCGTCCCATCGCCGCCGCTTCCTCGAATGCTTCAATCTCTCTCTGGGCCTGAGAGATCTCCTCTTCTGATGGAGAATACACGTTGTTGATGATGTCCAGCTGCGCCGGATGTATGGCAAATCGCCCCTTGAAGCCTATCGCTTTGGACATCTCGGTGTTTGCCTTCAGTGCGATGACATCTCGAAAGGAGAAGAAGGGCGTGTCGAGCGCGAGTACGCCCGCTGCACGAGCGGCAACGGCAATCGCACCTCGCGCGTAGGCAAGTTCAGCATCCCCGTCGGTGCGTTTGATCTCCATATCGTTGGTGAAGTCTTCAGCGCCGAGGGCAACAGCCACAATTCTCTCTGAGGCTGTACAGATGTCGTACACCCTGACGATGGCTTCCGCGGACTCGATCCAGGGCACGAGCCGGGTGGCGCCCCGCTCGACCCCAGCGGCATCCTCCGCCCGGTCCAAAAGGCTTAATACTTCCGCCACTATCTCCGGGTTATCCATCTTGCCAACAGATACGCCAAAGATATGTGGGCCAACTACGGCTGAGAGGTCTTCCTCAAGAAGTCCAGTGTCCAGGGAATTGACCCGCGGTATCACAGAAACGCCCGTGGCGGCCAGTTCCGGTACGTACGATGCAGTCACGTTGCGGGCATTGGACTTCTCGTCCCAGGGGACGGAATCTTCCATGTCAGGCACAAAGGCGTCGGGCCTTAGTCCAATAGCGCGGTCGAGCATCCTCGGCGTGTTGCCCGGAACAAACAGCAGGCTTCTCAGAACAATCATATCGCCCCTAGTCCAATTTCATTCAGAACGTATTGCAATGATTTGACGTGACGGCAGCACCCAAGTGCAGAAGTACGCACCGGTCAATAGGCAGTTGACTTGCAGGTCCAGTTACTCTCCGAGGCCGCACCGACTCTATATGTGTGAGGAGATGAACTCGTTCATCCGCTGACGCGCTGACTGTCCCAGTTTGGTCGGATGTGCATCGAATCCATGAGGTCCCCCGGGATAGACGATGAGTTCGCCCTTGTTACCCGCGGCCATCCACCGCTGGTGCATGAACAGAGTGTCATCCAGCAGAGGGTCAAGGGTACCGACTGAGAAGAGGGCAGGGGGAAGGTCGTGAAGATCGGCGTACAGTGGCGAGACATCAGGGTCTTGACGCTTTTCGGCAGGCACGAAGTGATCGTAGAACCAGTCCATGATCGCTGTGCTCAGCACAAATGGTTCGTCGCCCCAACTTCGCTGTGATGGAGTCATGGCGAGATCGTAGACCCCGTAAACGAGATTTGCCGCCCTGAAGCCGGTGTAGCCGTGCCTGTCACGCATTCTCAGCAGTGTCGTTGCCGAGAGGTGACCTCCCGCAGACTCGCCGCCGATTACTATGTTGTCGACACCAAACTCGGACTTGGCGTTCTCAACTACCCATGCGGCAGCAGCCTCGCAGTCGTCTAGTGGCGCCGGATAAGGATGTTCAGGTGCAAGCCTGTAATCCACGCTGATCACCGCCGCTGAACATGTCTGGGCAATCTCCTCGTTTCGCGGGTCCTGCAGGTGCGCCCGCCCTAGTACCCATCCTCCTCCGTGTATGTGCAAGTAGACACCACGGGGATTGTCAGGGACGAACGTCCTGAGGGTTATCGGTCCGTGTGGGCCGGCGATCTCACGCTCCTGGGCCATTTCAGAGACTACCACCGGTCCGGCAGGTCCCCGGCCCTCCTCTCGGGCCGCCCTCGTCTCCTCGACGGGCACGTCCATGGCTGAAGGAGCCTGAGCGAGCAACGCTTTCAGATCGGCGTTGAATGCTGAAGTTTCCGGGTCTATTGCATCTGGTCTGAAAAGTGTGTGATCGACCATGTTTACACTCCTGGTAGGCTGCAGGTTAGGTTATCACAGGGCAGGGGACGACCGGACAGAGCCCCAAGTCGCAGAGTTCGGATATAATAGAACGGTGTCTTAACCGAATCAGGGCGCATGCTTACAGGCGCTGCGAGATGGGGGTGGTGACAGACATGTTCAAGTCAATTGCCAAGATATTCGGCGGCTCCGATGAGAAGGTGATCGCTAAGCTGCAACCCGAGGTCGACAAGATTAACGACCTCGAGGGAGAGTTCGAGCGCCTTACCGACGACGGGCTTAACGAAAAGACGGATGAATTCAGACAGCGCGTCGGCCGAGGGGAGGGCCTGGACTCGCTTCTTCCTGAAGCG
This region of Dehalococcoidia bacterium genomic DNA includes:
- the dtd gene encoding D-tyrosyl-tRNA(Tyr) deacylase, which encodes MRALIQRVSQASVTVDGEVLGQIGPGLVVFVGISETDGQSEIEFIVSKTVNLRIFADDQGRFNHSALDVDAQLLVVSQFTLYGDTRRGRRPSFSRAAAPEEAAGLFEDSLLAFGETGLKVETGRFQAYMNVIIHNDGPVTIMIDSDDLNRPRRA
- a CDS encoding CoA ester lyase; translation: MIVLRSLLFVPGNTPRMLDRAIGLRPDAFVPDMEDSVPWDEKSNARNVTASYVPELAATGVSVIPRVNSLDTGLLEEDLSAVVGPHIFGVSVGKMDNPEIVAEVLSLLDRAEDAAGVERGATRLVPWIESAEAIVRVYDICTASERIVAVALGAEDFTNDMEIKRTDGDAELAYARGAIAVAARAAGVLALDTPFFSFRDVIALKANTEMSKAIGFKGRFAIHPAQLDIINNVYSPSEEEISQAQREIEAFEEAAAMGRGSTSLDGKVIDVPVVKRAQALIEKARAMGLAECGC
- a CDS encoding alpha/beta hydrolase codes for the protein MVDHTLFRPDAIDPETSAFNADLKALLAQAPSAMDVPVEETRAAREEGRGPAGPVVVSEMAQEREIAGPHGPITLRTFVPDNPRGVYLHIHGGGWVLGRAHLQDPRNEEIAQTCSAAVISVDYRLAPEHPYPAPLDDCEAAAAWVVENAKSEFGVDNIVIGGESAGGHLSATTLLRMRDRHGYTGFRAANLVYGVYDLAMTPSQRSWGDEPFVLSTAIMDWFYDHFVPAEKRQDPDVSPLYADLHDLPPALFSVGTLDPLLDDTLFMHQRWMAAGNKGELIVYPGGPHGFDAHPTKLGQSARQRMNEFISSHI